The sequence TGTTCCACTGCGCCCCCCtgctacaccactataccaccagcTACTTCATCCAGACTATGGCCTACGCCGACCTGCTGGTTGGCCTCAGCTGCCTGGTGCCCACCCTGTCCCTGCTGCACTACCCGGCCAGCGTCCAGGAGCCCATCACCTGCCAGGTCTTCAGCTACGTCATCTCGGTGCTCAAGAGCGTCTCAATGGCCTGTCTGGCCTGCATCAGCGTGGATCGCTACCTGGCCATCACCAAACCCCTGTCCTACAACCAGCTGGTGACGCCGTGCCGGCTCCGCGGTTGCATCGCCCTCATCTGGGTCTACTCCAGCCTGGTCTTTCTGCCCTCTTTCTTTGGCTGGGGCAAGCCGGGTTACCACGGGGACATCTTTGAGTGGTGCGCCCACTCCTGGCCCACCTCGGCGCTCTTCACAGGCTTTGTGGTATGCCTACTGTACGCGCCCGCGGCCCTGGTAGTCTGCTTCACCTACTTCCACATCTTCCGCATCTGCCAGCAGCACAACCGGGAGATCAGTGAGAGGCGAGCACGCTTCCCCAGCCaggagatggaggctggggagggTGGTGGCAGTGGCAGCGGCGGGGGGCACCACGCGGGTCAAGGGCCTGACAGGCGCTACGCCATGGTGCTATTCCGCATCACCAGCGTCTTCTACATGCTTTGGCTGCCCTACATAATCTATTTCCTGTTGGAGAGCTCCCACGTGCTGGACAGTCCCGCCCTGTCCTTTGTAACAACCTGGTTGGCCATCAGCAACAGCTTCTGCAACTGCGTCATCTACAGCCTGTCCAACAGTGTGTTCCGCCTGGGCATGCGCCGCCTCTCGCAGACACTCTGCTCCTTCAGCCACTGTGCAGCCGACGACAGGGACTTTGGCGAACCCAAGCCCAGGAAGAGGCCAAAGTCCTGCTCCATCTGAGGCGTTGGAGGATATTGTTAGAAAAGCAGCGAATTTCAAAGGTTACATCTTTACAAAGCTGCTGAACATTTATTTGACAGGGCTGTCCCAGAGAGAATTTAGGCTCAGACGGTTTGTTTTGAAGGATACCAATGACTTTTGCCACAGTCATGCCAAGCCATGATTTACAGGCAAACGTTAGATTGCTGAGAGAGGCTACGTTGTTTTAAAGGTTTACTTTCTGAACAACTAAATGGATGAGAGATTGGTACTACATTTTGGCTTTAAACCTGTGTAGTGGAGTTTAGCTGGTAACCTACTGTATGTGCATTCTTATGTAAAACCTAATTTGACCATGGTTCTCAGGCTTTGATGTTACATTTTTTTGTTCCTCGACAGTCGGGTAAAAGTGCTTATAAAAATACAAAGTTAGAGGTCCTCAAAATGGATAAGCACTTTCCTCAAACATTGATGGGTGACCTCATGATTTAAGCATCTCTGATTTCAAGGTAATGTGGACTAAAGTGTATTGAATTTAAATACCAATATTGGACTGCTACTATAGGTCTGTGTTCTTGGTGGGCACTCAAAGGCTGAATTAGCATAGACAACATGAACATGTGATCCTCATTTGCATTACACTCCCTTTTTAGGAGTTGACATGGGGTATGTGTGTGCAAATGGCTGACTATTCACTTACTGTACATGCTCCTGGACAATGGTGTAAATAACAGCAGATGGGCTAGTGGCCTTGACCTGTTATGACAAACAAAAGTTTTGCGGTGTTTGCAGGTCTGTTAGCAAGCAGTCCGAGTGTTCAAAGACTTTCGGTcagtcctaaacagagagatggggCACTCAATTTGATGAGTTACTCAATCtcctaaaaaaatatatttaaaaaaaacacacacactaatgattTAGTTTTATTAGATATTTCTATATTTTCACGTGTactatttctttaaaaaaaaatctttgtcaATGCTTCCTATACAGTAGCTGTTTAGGAAGCAGATCAAGGGATTGGTTCTGTCCACTAATGCATACATCTCTCTCTTAGTCTTTGGTTGAGTTCAGAAAAATCTGCTTCACTCTACTTAAAGATCAGCGTCATATGTATGACTCTGTTCCCTCTGCTTTTCCACGTTAAGTGCAGAGACTGTTCCCTTTTTAGGGCCTTATTGTACAAAATACAGTGGGCATGTGCAGTAAATGCACCATGAAGACTGCCTTTAGTTATGTATTATACTGTTTGATACAGCGCAGGTGAAGTCATTCCAAGTTTTTCTTGTACATTCCCAGAATGGTCCGTTTTTTTTATAGATAATGTAGAAAAATACATAAAGTGCACATTTTCAGTGATACCCAAGACTATTGTGAAATCCCTCTCTACTCTTATGGTGTAGGCCATTTGAAGTTAGacctgtgttgtcagtgtgtattTGACCGTGTGGGAAAAACAAGCAACACGGCTAACTGAACCCTCGATATCAtgactgtttttttgttgttcaaCATTATGCTACTTAACCTGTGTAGTCATTCCCCGCTTTCCATTACAGATTGTTCTGTATATGTGCCTAAAGATATATTTTTCTGGAAAAGATATCACAGAGATTTACTTTCTGTTCATCTATACACAGGGACACAGTTCTGGCTGCATGCCATTTTCGTTTTGTAACGTGACCTTCATTTGACTTGACTGAAGATCCATCATGCTTACATTTGCCGATACAGTAGGACCATCTCGTTTCAGCACTTTTCATGAGCTTATGATGAGGTCAGAAGCTTTAATATTTGTAGCGCAATTCATTATCATTTTAGGGGGCATATATAATCATAGGGGTTCTGAATTCTGCCTCAAaagactttaaaaaaataaaaaaaacttaccCACCCCAATGGTTGCTTGATGTCTGAGATGACATCTTCACATTactgtatttgatttattttatcttgtgtgaggtgcatttttcttattttttatcAAATGGAccatatacagtggggtctgaaagtattgccacccttgataaagatgagcaaaaaatgaCTATAGAAGgaataattcaaatactgagctatattggaTGCaacaatggggaaaatatattatTTTCTAACACTGAGATGTCCATTACAAAAAGTTGATTTAGTGGCAAATTATTTATTTTTGGggggattttgatgtgtgcttggggttattgtgttGATGGAAGATCCGTttgcggccaagtttcagcctcctggcagaggcaattAGGTTTTTTGCCAAAATGTCCTGGTGCCGGATAAAGTTCATGATGAttttgaccttaacaagggccccaggaccagtgaaaACAAAATAGACCCATAACATCAAATATCCACCACCTTATTTTACAGTAGgtagtgctgagtgattagtgctttttgaggtcggttgTGTTCCAATTATTTTAAAAAGTCATCACAgttttcaaatattttttttagacaAATGCGCAATGCATTGTGGGTTGAATGACGTAACAAAGCAGAATAAAAcaaaaagtcccatgatggtagtgactgcccgttactgcttatcacttattaaccatttTATTCAAATtcctttaataaaatatttcagttgtgtatattacatttgttttatttgttgactttattatttcattccaagtcatcatctcatctctatagagctgctgcctgacaaatcactattttagtagtaaTTCAAATTAAACAAGGCATACTTTTTTATGaatgctgaataccaactatcaatcacttaagatcatgtattttcaggtagagatacatgCATCTTTCCCTCTTGATCGCACGTTCTGTGTTCACCCCATCTCCGTGTCTGCTCCACATAGACCGGACAAATAGGCACGCACGGAattgattatggtcattgtagttaattaccaagtttaaactatgtagaatatttgCCTGTTTTGaacaaaatggaattcaaataattgaaccgacgttggtcaattagttgtttaggAAACGAAAAAGAATCAACATTTTGGTTTATCACGCAGCATATTATTTATAGGGTTCTTTTCTGCTTATGCATTCTCATTTCGACAACAAACCCACCAATGGTGTCCGAGGTCAAAGAGCAATGTTTTCATCTGACCAAAGCACTGGTTCCAATCCAACTGCCAATACCATTTAGCAAACTCCAGGTGTTTTACATTTGTTGGAGGACATGAAAATGGAGCTCTTTAgccacacacaccagtggtgggtttggcgtcTAAATGAGAATGCCTAAGCAGAAAATAacctcatacctactgtaaaatatgggggtggatctttgatgttattaGGTTATTTTGCTTCCagtggtcctggggcccttgttaaggtcaaagACCGGAGCCAGACATTTGACAgcaaatggatcttccagcaagaaaaTAACCACAGGCACACATCAAAAACCACAAAGAAATGTTTAATTGGCctcaaaatcaacattttgcaatggccacaTGGAACGACAGACTTCTTatggaagtttgttctgaagtgtctgtcctatatctgatatgttatatatatatatatataaattacctttatttaacgaggcaagtcagttaagaacaaattcttatttacaatgacggcctaggaacagtgggttaactgccttgtttcaggggcagaacgacagacttttacCTTTTCAGCTCGAGGATCCGTTCTAGCAACCGTTCGGTTACTGGAacgacgctctaaccaccaggctacctactGCCCCAAAatatataagaaagatcaggaaatgtatttaaccccttatttctgtcactaaacagtctccatatatgCTTCCAAAAAAAAACTATTCTGCAGTACCGGGTGACTTTCatacgagtcttgtgaggcctagAGCAAAACCGACATGTAAGTGTTCATGAGAGACCTTTCCACGgttgtagcccaaactgttcagatgctacagacagaagttggcaggttggctgtaccgacttcagacgagtcccaagtCGCTTGTGGGGGTCGTAAACGGAGAACACCGTTGTATTCATGAGACTCAtatttccatagaggggtcataatagttgTTAGGCCAAACCGTtttgtgagaagactgattttcgggatgtctcatggtctgacaaacactgctctagctgtcaccgcagatgcggaagtgcaACGTAGGCGGttgcggtggattgagatgcatccaatgcAACAAAAGAATATATATGATggatttttatggggatttttgtattatACTAATTAGATTTACGTGGGGGGTGCGGATTTAAGGGGTTAAGAAATCTACCGTCAtagagctgggacgataaacAGAAAATCACCTACATTGCCTTCCTCTTACCGAAGCATTTTACCTACGTTGGTGATTTTCGGTGATTTTTGCCACACAACGTTCCTGTAGATTGTTCTTAAACCATTCTTTTTTTTTCAACAGTAGTAGCCTATGCATTATGTTGATTCCTGCAACGAAAGTACAGTATCTAGTTATCCCGGTTTTGCTGCCGGCTGCTCTCGTTCCCTCTTCGCGCTGTGTGCACGGAGGAGGCAGAGATGCATTCTGAGAAGCACAAACATTATGACCGTTGCTCAAAGTGTTGTTCTAGTTACCGAGAGGAGAGTTGCAGCTTTCTGTGAGTCGATATAATGTATTTCTCACCTCCTAATATCGAGTTCACGGCACCACTTTACAACCGGAGTGGGGTGTAGTTAATATGATTTGAACGCACCCGGGTAGCAGAGCCGAGCGGAGCGTGTCATTTACAGCAAATAGGCCTACGTCAATTAGCCTAGGCCTAGCACTGGAAAGTTTGTGTAGAACATTAGCCTACATTAACTGATAGATTAATCAATTAGCCATGTAGGCTAATTGATTAATCTATCTAGCAACAATATCATAGTTAGAGTTCGCAATCTAGCTAAGTGTTTTGAG is a genomic window of Oncorhynchus nerka isolate Pitt River linkage group LG24, Oner_Uvic_2.0, whole genome shotgun sequence containing:
- the LOC115108125 gene encoding G-protein coupled receptor 52-like, which codes for MNQSALMTDLVPTANSSLVGPDPNHSCPLGWGQNEGLEACVLETAVIVLLTVLIIAGNLTVIFVFHCAPLLHHYTTSYFIQTMAYADLLVGLSCLVPTLSLLHYPASVQEPITCQVFSYVISVLKSVSMACLACISVDRYLAITKPLSYNQLVTPCRLRGCIALIWVYSSLVFLPSFFGWGKPGYHGDIFEWCAHSWPTSALFTGFVVCLLYAPAALVVCFTYFHIFRICQQHNREISERRARFPSQEMEAGEGGGSGSGGGHHAGQGPDRRYAMVLFRITSVFYMLWLPYIIYFLLESSHVLDSPALSFVTTWLAISNSFCNCVIYSLSNSVFRLGMRRLSQTLCSFSHCAADDRDFGEPKPRKRPKSCSI